The nucleotide sequence AGCCCCTAGAATTTTAAGTTAGGTGCAATGGTTAGGTCATGTTTTCTGAATTTAGATTTTCGTGACGTTTTTAATGTGAGCCGATGATAGTTGTATGTTTGAGAGCTTTTCTGATTGTTTGATGgggaattagaggagagatgCTAAATAGAAGAGGGGCTGCGATTatattgttttattcaaaatttggaTTGTTTGATGCAATGAATTGCCTGCCTGTTAATTTATGAAAGATAGAAAATGCTAGGGGATGAGCAGAACGAAAGTGCTCCACTGTACTGCTGCGATTTATAGTGTTCATGCATTTGGATGTTCCTAGCTGACACAGACAAACTTTGAATTGCAGAGAGGTGTTCTCATTTGTTTGGACTTGGAAACTCTGGGAAAATGTTCAAGAATACATTTCAGTCTGGGTTTCTATCAATTCTTTACAGCCTTGGGTATGCAGTGCGGTGATCTACTCGCATTTTTTATATCATACATTTTCTGAACTGTTGGATATCTCATTCTTTACTGTTGTCATTTGGTCAGGACCAAGCCTTTGCAGATATGGGATAAGGAAGGTGCATTATTGTTTATACTTGGATTCTCCTTAACTTCAGTCTTTTACTCATGCTATACTGTAGACAGAGCATTGTCTGATATTCAGGACTTATCTGTCACGATCTAAAGATATCTGCTTCTGATTGTTGCCAGAGCCAGATCTGCACATGGGCAATTCCCTTGACTCTATATTTGGTTTGTGACATATGCATTGAATATGTGTTGTATAATCTACAGAGCCAGCTTAACTGTTTAACTAAATCTGAGTTGCttgcccccccccctcctctttTATTGAACCTTGTTCAGAAACGAAAATGTGTTTCCATTATCACATTTGGGACTACTGTTGACCCTTTCTCAAAACCATTCACGTGCATAGCTTAACTTCACATGGTCTCTGTGGGAATTTTAGTAGGGGTAGTTATTGATACACTGTTTATTTATCCAAGTAAGGGTGGAAAACATAAACTAAGTGTGCTTCAGCTGTAGTCTATGCCACCAAAATTGATTATTAAAAGCTTTACTATAATCTTGTTTGTCAAACATGCTGATCTGGTTATTTACCTTTCAGTGAAGAATTCTATTCTATGTTTACTTGTTTAACGCCTTGTCTATTATGCAGTTGTAGATGGGCACATCAAAAGGCCTCAGGATGAGGATATCCAGTCTAATGTACTTGAAATTATTGGAACAAATGTGCAATCGACTTACATTACCTGCCCGGCTGATCCTGCTGCTACTCTTGGAATTAAACTTCCATTTCTTGCTTTAATCGTGAAGAATCTTAAGAAGTACTTCACATTTGAGATCCAAGTTTTGGACGATAAGAATGTCCGCCGCCGATTTAGAGCATCAAATTTTCAAGTATGTATAATCTGGAATTCATTTTTCTCTCTGTAGGCATTGCGTATCTACAAGCACTGAAAGTCTAAAACTTTCATCATGTTGTTCTGCTTCATAACTTGAAAGTATGAAATGCTTTTGTTCAAATTTGTTAATTGTCCTCTCATGGTATTTAAAAGGGCTTAGTGAGACGTAGGTTGACTAGAAGTGATACTTTACCTGCAACATTCTAGTTCAGACTTGAAGTTAATGTTTTATACTCTGTTTATTCATTTGAACAGTGGAATTCATATTAGAAGAGTTGTTTATTTAACCACTcggaaataagaaaaataatacattttctagattTGAATTTGTCAGGCTCATACTGAGATAGATATCAGTTTCTTGCTTCGCCCAGTCAGCAATCAGCACATGAGTCTCATGAACATGTGTCATGCTTGCATTGTTTTTCACTAGTCTTATGATGTGGTTGTAGTCTTGTACGCAATTTGCCATGTTTCAGTTcccatttttatatttttgtaccGCATCAGGTGCAATAGCATATGTAATGTTTGACATGGCCTTCTTATTAAAGGTAGTTTTATGGCATCTTTTGTTTCTGCTCTTCTTGGAATTTGAAAGGTCTAAAGTTGGGTTTCTACTTTTTTGTTTCTACATGTAATGCATATTGACTTGTAACCGTTACTATTTTCCAGTCTGTCACTAGAGTGAAGCCATATATATGCACAATGCCATTGAAGCTAGAAGACGGCTGGAACAACATTCAGTTGAATCTCTCTGATCTGACAAAAAGAGCCTATGGCACAAATTATGTTGAGACACTCCGAGTGCAAGTTCACGCGAATTGCAGACTTCGTAGAATTTACTTTGCTGACCGCCTCTACTCAGAGGAGGAGCTGCCACCTGAGTTCAAGCTCTACCTTCCTATTCAGGTGAGAACACCATACCTTCTCTACTCTGTTATGAAACATTTGCTTGTTTCTGATCCATCTGTTCTAAGTTGTAACCTTTTATTTGAACTTCAGAAGGCATAGACCTTGGAGCAATCATGGAGACGGGTTCTTGATCACGAAAGTAGCCAGCCCCAGGAGATACCACTGCGCGCCCTCGTGATGACTCGTTTAACGCGAAGCTATTCACGCGCAAGCCTGCACGAAACCTCAGGGATCTTCCTGGTTGTTTGATAATTGTAGGAGAGTAGTTAGTCGTAGCCTGAATGAGTTGCCGGGGTACCCACTGACCCTCATCTAATGCACTGTTACTCGGTGTTGCATCCTCCCCTACAACTGTACCGGATGGTCCAACTCCCATGTTTGCAAACCCAGTAGCACCTACCGTTGTGTTTGGCCATTCAATTTGCAGCGCTTTTGCCATAGTATGTGACCACTTGTGCGGGCTCGTTTTGGATGGGCATATGTCATTGtcaggccggcgcgggcgccaTAAAATCTTACTCCATGCATGCACATCCCTGCTCTCTCTTCTTCAGCATATGGTGTTGGCAATGGTGTCTGAGGATTGTTTGGACATGGCCTCGAattctgccccccccccccccctttccttttttttcttcactgcTATCAACAGCATCTCACCTGGGCAATAAGTTTTGTTTTGTTCTAGTACTAAGGCCATGTTTGGGGAATTTAAAATTCTAAGAAGTGACCGGTGAGAATCTAGAGAAGTTTCCAAACTTTTggattctagtttattttttggatTCTATTACTACAGCTTCTGAATTGCAAGAGAAAGCTTCGTAGTTAGAGATTATAAGAGAAGCTATAGCTGTCAGAAGCTCTAGACCTAACACTGATGGGCGTTGCTCCCGTTGttgcgtcgtcggcgtcgtggtAGTAATCGTTAGGtgaggcgcgcggcggcggcggggaccaaggcgcgcgggcggcggtggtggatgCCAGGGCGCCGCGTTGCGCGGACCACGCGGCCGCGGCGTACGGGGGCGGCAGCGCGGGTGTGGGCGTGGGGCGGTTTGGATGATTTGGCGTTGTGGGCGGTAGTTACGCGCGAGGCGGGTGGGGCGGGAGAGGGCGAGTTGTGTGGGCCGGGGGTCCGGATGAATAGAATAAATTGGTGTGGTGGGCCATCTCGGCTAGGCCGGCCCACATGCATGCAGATGGACCATGCGGTGCGAGATCCTTCTTCGTTCGTGGCTATCCCGTGTTCGTGTTTGCTTGCCGGTCTCCTCTCAGGCACCGTCTTCCGACAAGCTTTCAGGCGATCGTAGGAGAAATTTCCGCGACTTCACTGGTGGCATGTACTGGTACGCGTTCATTTACAACGTGGTACTGCATGAATGCGCCTGATGCAAAACGTCTCCTAATTTATTTGTATAGCTCTATACATGTTTGAGACGGGAAAGAAGGAGAGTAAGAAGATATGGGGAACGAAATGAGAGCATATAATTAGTTGAGtattaatttttataaattttaaaatatagattaataaactttttaaagaaaatttcttattattttttataaaagaatTATACCATTTAATAATTTTGTACGTGCAGAACAAATTAAATAAATGCTTATATAGTTACACTTGAAATATTTTCAATAAAAAAGCAATTCCTTTGGGGACACAAGTTTCATCACCGACTTGCTCCGCCTACTATGGTGACGACACGTACTCACTAGCTAGAATAAGCACCCCTTGACATACAAAACCAAAACAAACATTTATATTCTTGTTtctgtttagttcacgaaaagaaattttttgaatgtcacatcgaacgtttgatcggatgtcggaagggattTTTGgatacgaataaaaaaactaattttataactcgcttgaaaactgcgagacaaatcttttaagcctaattaatctgtcatcagcacatgtgggttactgtagcacttatggttaattatggactaattaggcttaaaatattcgtctcgcgatttctcccctaactgtgcaattagttttagaATTAATCTATGTTTTATGCTTCCATGTATGTGCCTAAAGATtcggtgtgatgtttttgagaaaaaaaaattaggaagtAAACCGGGCCTAACCCCATCTAGGCATCTACAGAACTCTCCACCAAAACCCCCAGCCGTGTCAACGTGTCGCGGCACCAATTAATCTTGGCTCCCAACCCCACATGTGCATCCCTGCTCCAAATTAAATCCCCCAGAATTTTTCCAAAAGCAATTGCCCTTTTATCGCGTCATTCCTGATCATTGCCACGTACAGTGCAatgcaatcgatcgatcgagatcgaATTCGATCGGAATGTCACATCTCACGTACGTACGCTAGCTCACGCTGCCAACCAACCGCGATCGATCGCCATTTAGCAAACAGCTCGCCGCCCCCGGGGTCCGGGCATCTATGGGGCCATTGCTGGTTAATTGGTGTGTGCATCTGGCACCACGCGCATGCACCGGCGGTTATATCCGGCCATGCGTGCATCCATGCATGGCACTACTACTCACCGGCCGCGGCGTCCCTACGTGCCATACGTGTAAGGAATGGGAGTAATAATATCCGACCGATCGGGTTGCTAAACGTCGTTCCATGGagatttttctctattttacagtactttctccgttttatattataaaatattttaatattgcccatatttatatagatgttagatatatatatatatataggtatctagatttattaaatatttatataaatgtgaGCAACGCTAGAATAATAGTAAAGGTACTTTAAACATGaacatgacttatatttttctaCAGTTATTTAATAAGACAAAGATCAAATGTACGCACGTCCATTAAAAATCAGAGGAAGTGGCCGGCATGCGGATCCAGTGGCTGCCACCGTACTCGCATGAGTAATACTGTAAAGGATTCATATTCATTAGACTAGAGTAAATCAACAAATACTGGTGTGAGTTAGTCACATCTCTGTGTTTGAtccacttttattttttttaagaaagtcGGGACATCTTATATCTgacttatattatatttaactATTGTACGTAGGTCAATTAGGAGCGGAGGCAAACCTATGATAGCTTGGGCTTAAGCCTTAGGGTTTCCTCCATAATCAAGCTTAATTCATCTTAAATCACCATgcatttcctaaaaaaaatattctttgtGTCCTACTTAAACCTTTAAGGCTTTGATAATTTATGTATGGTTCCACAAACTGGACCAACGGTTACTGCCAACTTTAGGATAGAGATCTGCCACGTTCaatctctatattttttttattttctagagaATGCGTACTTTTTATCCAGCCTATACATCCAAATGGATATACACATTATTTTAAATTGAAAACTTATCGATTAACTCAATCTAAAATTCGATCGTATGAAGATTTAAATTTAGAATAATTTTAGAGTGCTACTCAAATCACTGCAACCAATAAACTACGTGCTCAAGCGCACGTCCAATCTCTACATACACGAGTGACACGCACCCATCGCCGGCTGCTAGTACCGTATGCCCATACACAGTACGCATACCCACACCCCACGATGGAACGCGGAATGTGTATCTTTCGCCAGGTTCAGAGTACACAAGAATTTTTAGTAGCATGACGCATCATATCCTCATAATCATCCCTGTGTGCGACTGattgatcaatcgatcgatctctcgaTCGCTTTTGACGACGCAACTGTTGCCGCCATCGATCGAATCGGATCGGAGATCTGATCGATCAACGCATTTGCGACTAGTGAGAGtagctggctggctggctgtgGCTGTATGaccatgtttagttcccaaaaaccttttcctaaaaacatcacatcgaatctttaatatatgcatagagtattaatatagataaattaaaaaactaattgcacaattagaggggaaatcacgagacgaatcttttgagtctaattaatccatgattagccataagtgctatagtaacccacatgtgctaatgacggattaattaggctcaaaagattcgtctcgtggtttccaggcgagttataaaattagtttttttattcgtgtccgaaaactctttccgacatccggtcaaacgtcctaTGTGAcacctaattttttttcgtgaactaaacagggcccatATATATGCTGCTGCTGGGTGGGGGCATTAGCTAGCTGCAGTTCACGCTGCACTGAACTGAAAGCAGATAGAGATGGAGACGCAGTGCGTGTAGTTGGAAGGTAGCTAGCTCTAGCTAGATCAGCAGCTCAGCTTTGGCGTTGATCGATGATATATCGAGAGACCGATCGTTGCAGGTTTGACCGGCGGCAGAATGGAATGGAGCATCTGACATCTCTAGCTAAAAGCTACTCATGCATCATTTCTTGATCTTCAGAGAAATAGAGATATATATCAGAGGGATATAATTAACAACTTTATGGATGTTTAGGATGCACCAAATAGTCCATTATTGATCACTTTACACATGGTTATTAAGACATGCATGTACAATGGTGTGACATAGCATTATTCATGATGTATAGCAAGTGAGATAAAAGAGAGAAAGATGTGTAATCGGCAgtttaatataatttatattttgcatatatatactaAACTAAATCATTAGCTATATTATAGAGGGcctggtatatatatatgacttgTTTATATATGGTCGACATGAAAAAGATTATATGAACATCAACCATGTGAAACCGTTGTCCATGCCCTAGTTAATTAGTAGTATAATAATCATGTTATCTAAGCTTCGGTCCAACAAAAAAGTACTTTTTGAGATACCGACatctcacggtaccaaatcatttTTTATCGTTGGATTTAACAATGTCCATCCTGTCCGGTTAGATTCAACGATCGAAAATAATTTGGTGCCATGAAGTACCGGTAACTTAAGCTATTTTTTGCTGGATTTGAGCAAATCTCTCTTACTTGTTTCCTATagatttctctcttttctttctctaaTTAATTACATTGGTGTAGGCGCGCTAATTTCGCATTGAATTGgcagagaggggggggggggggggttgaacCTAGCTATCAGACACATGCATGTCGATgagtcgatcgatcgagcgagtGTGTGGCCTTTAACGACAGCCTTTTGCATAAATGCCTCTGAATTTATTCAGCTAGCGCTACTGTACTGCATGCTGCGTTCGAGCAAATTAAGCTAGCTGCAGCTAGCTTCGTCTGCTGCTTAGCTTCCACCTACCGCCACCTGCtttgccgccggcggccggccggcctcgCCGCAGCGGGTAATGCGGCtttcgccggccggccggccgccgtggaATGCTGCGTTGATCcggcgagatcgatcgatcgatgagagGCAGGCAGCGAGGCATGgggtgttcgtcgtcgtcgtcgtctgaaTATGTGCATAGTGCGTATCGCtgcttctgaattctgatcagCTCGGTGGCGTACGTTATTTTGTCACTGCATATATGTGCAGATAAATGCAATGCATTGCATGTGTCTATATGGACATGAGATACTCTGACTGTACACGAGATATACGCAAAAAAGTTAGTGGGTACAGTGACGGTGGAGCTGATCTCAGGACAGTGGAGTCAGAAATGTATTTTGACCCAGGAAATGTGTGTGAAAGCCCAGAAGCTGTCAAAAGGAATTAAAAAGGAAAATCCATACCATGACACATCCTGTTTTTGACGTTCTAGTCTTGTAGTAGGAGTACTAATTAAGTTAATTATTTCTATGTTTGATTATTAGTTTTAAAAGGATTTATGATTTTTAGATTCATCGTGAGAAATTACATTTCTGGCTATGTGAATATACCGGATGAAATAGTAATTCACAGGCTAGGTCCAAATTAATCCTAGTAATTATAGAGGCCCACAATTAATGTTAAGATTTTATTATCACATTGGAAACCAATAAGAAAGGACTTCAACTCAAATAGGCTGCTAACTGAGAGCACCTGTTGAGCGATTGAGGTGGTGGCCATATGTCACCGTGGTGGGAATGTCAAACATGCGCGCGCGCGAAGGCGAGGCGTGGCATGGTGTGCGTGGCGCCACGGAGACAGGGTAGGGCTAGCTGCTCATTTTTCCGACCGTTTGTGTTTCTATGAGCAAAAGCGTAACCGACGGTATCAATGGTGATGTTACACCGGTAAAGGATGAGACCATAATGCGTCATCAACTCTGTAACGTTCCTCTTGCGTGCGACACTATTTTCCACCTTCGGGTAGACAGAGAGTTGTCTCTTTCTCGGTTCAATCCCTCTGGTTCTTCCTCTCGGCACAATTCTCTACTTTCTGTTCCTACGCAGTTTCAGTTTGATCTCCCCGGTTTTGAGTACCTTGGCGCACAGGTACTCAGAGCGAGCAGATCTCCGAAACTCCGTCCACCTGAGTACCTGCACGGGTAGGTGAgtgatcaagtttttgggaGCGCATTCGTGACTGCTCTAGGCACTGCCCTCTACATCACGCTCTGCTTCCTCTATATTGACAATCCCTCGGATCATGTCGATCAGTACTGGCAACGGAAGGAAACAACGGCAATGGAGGAGAGAACGGTAACGGCGGCGACAATACCAACAACATCGCCACTGGATCCAGAGCGTTCTCCAAGTATGTATTTGTCATCTCAGTGTTAAACATGTTTGATGCTATTATTCTTGATAGCATATTTATGTTTATCACTATGTTAGAATCACTCATCTTTTCACATGTCATGTTTATTATGCTATATTTTTGGATTAAAACATGTCGAATTATTATTACTAAATTTCCAACAGATCAAAGATAAAAAGTATAATACTCTAGAAAAAGGATAAAAATGACATGTAATTTACAACGGAGAGAGTAGAACCGTGACAATGCTACACGATTAACACTTCCATAGGCTTATTAGCATGTGAATGCTACGCTATCGATTAATTGCGGCATATTAGGGGCTCAGCCTCCACCTTCTCTCTTTACAGGAGAGCAGCGTTTCAACAGTAGTTTTTCCTTTTACTTTAGCAGttctttgtttttccttttttttcttgcctCAAGGAAATGGCCGTCCGATCGATTGCATTTTGTAACTTAAAATTTTAGATCTGCTTTCttctaatatactccctcctttcctaaatgtttgacgccgttgacttttttaaatatgtttgaccgttcgtcttattcaaaaacttttgtgaaatatgtaaaattatatgtatacataaaagtatatttaacaatgaatcaaatggtaggaaaaaaattaataattgcttaaattttttaataagatgaacggtcaaacatgtttaaaaaaatcaacgacgtcaaccatttagggacggagggagtattattatgCAATCGTTTGCGCGTTAGTGAAAGAAATAATTGCGGCCTATCACCCTATAGTTTGGTGGACGCTAGAAACTCATTTCTAGCGGACATGTTGTAATCAAAAGACACAGCTAGCGATGAACCGAGATGACAGTAGACAGCGTCATTATCGCGCGGCAGTGCATGTTCCTGGCCATTGATCAGTCCGAGCCCACCGCTGATCACCCGCTAATTAAACTCTTTTCAGACATCGCCCCCCGTCGGCCCATGCAGccttgccggccggccggccggccgccgccccccgGCCCCGGCGCCCATGTCGCCGCCACGGCTGTCGtcatcgcgtcgccgtcgccgtcaccgtcgctgCCTCAGataattcattcattcatttggTCATGAATACTTAATTGTtccttccgtttcatattataaaccacttaatttttttcatttatttggtTATGAATAATtatttcctccatttcatattacgagtcattttattttttttcaaagtttgtttaagtttatagaaaaatataacagagttttcaacacaaaacaaatatattgtcAATATACATTTAGTgctatatttaataaaactaatttgatgttgtagttgttgttaaatatttttataaacttgatcaaatatAAATAAAGGTTGGTTTGGAAAAACGTCAAAACGAAACGGGGGAAGTATCTACGATGAAAG is from Oryza sativa Japonica Group chromosome 9, ASM3414082v1 and encodes:
- the LOC4347539 gene encoding uncharacterized protein isoform X1; this encodes MFKNTFQSGFLSILYSLGTKPLQIWDKEEPDLHMGNSLDSIFVVDGHIKRPQDEDIQSNVLEIIGTNVQSTYITCPADPAATLGIKLPFLALIVKNLKKYFTFEIQVLDDKNVRRRFRASNFQSVTRVKPYICTMPLKLEDGWNNIQLNLSDLTKRAYGTNYVETLRVQVHANCRLRRIYFADRLYSEEELPPEFKLYLPIQKA
- the LOC4347539 gene encoding uncharacterized protein isoform X2 produces the protein MFKNTFQSGFLSILYSLGTKPLQIWDKEVVDGHIKRPQDEDIQSNVLEIIGTNVQSTYITCPADPAATLGIKLPFLALIVKNLKKYFTFEIQVLDDKNVRRRFRASNFQSVTRVKPYICTMPLKLEDGWNNIQLNLSDLTKRAYGTNYVETLRVQVHANCRLRRIYFADRLYSEEELPPEFKLYLPIQKA